One window of Salegentibacter sp. Hel_I_6 genomic DNA carries:
- the metF gene encoding methylenetetrahydrofolate reductase [NAD(P)H], translated as MKITEHIEKAKGRSLFSFEILPPLKGQNIQSIYDGIDPLMEFKPPFIDVTYHREEHVFNEKENGLLEKRIVRKRPGTVGICAAIQSKYGVDAVPHILCGGFSKEDTENFLIDLDFLGIQNVVALRGDAIKSETYFTPEPKGNKFAKDLVEQIMEMNKGNYQDEVIEKGHNTNFCVGVAGYPEKHMEAPSLDKDICRLKEKIEAGAEYVVTQMFFDNSKFFEFVDKCRESGITVPIIPGLKPLATKRQLSIIPHRFHVDMPEDLISEVEKCKDNKEVRQVGIEWGIQQSKELVKAGVPVLHYYSMGKSTNIQKIAKAVF; from the coding sequence ATGAAAATTACCGAACATATAGAAAAAGCTAAAGGAAGATCTTTATTCTCTTTTGAAATTTTGCCGCCCTTGAAAGGGCAAAATATTCAATCAATTTATGACGGAATAGATCCTTTAATGGAATTTAAACCGCCATTTATAGATGTCACCTATCATCGGGAAGAGCACGTTTTTAATGAAAAAGAAAACGGATTACTGGAAAAGAGAATTGTAAGAAAACGTCCCGGGACAGTTGGGATTTGTGCAGCTATACAGAGTAAATATGGCGTAGATGCCGTGCCTCATATTCTATGCGGAGGTTTTAGCAAAGAAGACACCGAGAACTTTCTCATTGATCTTGATTTCCTCGGAATTCAAAATGTAGTAGCCTTGCGAGGTGATGCCATTAAGAGTGAAACTTATTTTACCCCGGAACCAAAAGGCAATAAATTTGCGAAAGACCTGGTGGAACAAATTATGGAAATGAATAAGGGGAATTACCAGGATGAGGTGATTGAAAAAGGTCATAATACCAACTTTTGTGTTGGTGTGGCCGGTTATCCAGAAAAACATATGGAAGCCCCAAGTCTTGATAAAGATATCTGCAGGCTGAAAGAGAAAATTGAAGCTGGCGCTGAATATGTGGTGACACAGATGTTTTTTGATAATAGTAAATTTTTTGAATTCGTAGATAAGTGTCGCGAAAGTGGAATTACCGTTCCCATAATTCCGGGGTTGAAACCTTTGGCTACAAAAAGGCAACTAAGTATAATTCCGCATAGATTTCACGTAGATATGCCCGAAGATCTTATCAGCGAAGTAGAAAAATGTAAGGATAACAAAGAAGTTCGCCAGGTTGGTATAGAGTGGGGGATTCAGCAAAGCAAAGAACTGGTAAAAGCGGGTGTTCCGGTTTTGCATTATTATTCCATGGGAAAAAGCACCAATATTCAGAAAATTGCGAAAGCGGTTTTTTAA